One genomic window of Falco cherrug isolate bFalChe1 chromosome 20, bFalChe1.pri, whole genome shotgun sequence includes the following:
- the GHDC gene encoding GH3 domain-containing protein — translation MLVALVALVAVVVAVVAAAALPALPALRHRLARPVLRRAAGRCRRRLELRGTEVRLSQERRLRRLLPAGTARGSEVFRERHPLGQSCPGGAPGGQVPPLHPWALLRSCWGTDPPLQGSLLYLDALHAAFPRALAPRRTALLSWAPGHPRAPAGWPLPTLYCTPVEAGTLPSRAAALRVQLLLALQERALHVLEAGLASELHDALAALHAGWPELAQDLALGRLSPQPGLPEAVRGRLQALLVPSAARAAELRAECARGPEGIVQRLWPQLEVVVVGTAHGAEQLYCDALRRADCRGLPLYCPFYRAAGALLGVNLWPEEPAPRFLLCPDWAFYEFLPCPAKEEPQTVLLDELWEGREYGLVLTAQPGEYRCRAGEVLRVAGFHKQCPVVEPVRRESQALSVRGESIPEDRFCQSLCRAVGMWPGARLVDYVCVESALLGTSSGAGAPHYEVFVELRGLRDLSEGQRYKLDQCLQEDFPIYKSFRFKGSIGPLRLHLVGAGAFARLREALGTPLPMPRVLREEKLLQLIQSTVIS, via the exons ATGCTGGTGGCGCTGGTGGCGCtggtggcggtggtggtggcggtggtggcggccgcggcgctgcccgccctCCCCGCCCTGCGGCACCGCCTGGCCCGCCCGGTGCTGCGCCGTGCCGCGGGCCGGTGCCGCCGGCGGCTGGAGCTGCGGGGCACCGAGGTGCGGCTCAGCCAGgagcggcggctgcggcggctgctgcCCGCCGGCACGGCCCGCG GCTCCGAGGTTTTCCGGGAGCGTCATcccctggggcagagctgccccgGTGGGGCGCCGGGGGGGCAGGTCCCCCCGCTGCACCCCTGGGCGCTGCTTcgcagctgctggggcacagACCCCCCTCTGCAg GGGTCCCTGCTCTACCTGGATGCCCTCCACGCCGCCTTCCCGCGGGCGCTGGCCCCCCGGCGCAcggccctgctctcctgggcgCCAGGGCACCCCCGCGCCCCGGCAGGCtggcccctgcccaccctgtaCTGCACCCCGGTCGAGGCGGGCACCCTGCCCTCGCGGGCCGCCGCGCTGCGGGTGCAGCTGCTCTTGGCGCTGCAGGAGCGTGCCCTGCATGTGCTGGAGGCCGGGCTGGCCAGCGAGCTGCACGACGCGCTGGCGGCCCTGCATGCTGGCTGGCCCGAGCTGGCACAGGACCTGGCGCTGGGCAGgctgagcccccagcccgggctgcCCGAGGCTGTGCGGGGCCGGCTGCAGGCGCTGCTGGTCCCCAGCGCCGCCCGGGCGGCTGAGCTACGGGCCGAGTGTGCCCGGGGCCCAGAGGGCATCGTGCAGCGCCTGTGGCCAcagctggaggtggtggtggtggggacgGCGCATGGTGCGGAGCAGCTCTACTGCGATGCCCTCCGCCGCGCCGACTGCAGGGGGCTGCCGCTCTACTGCCCCTTCTACCGGGCAGCGGGAG ccctACTAGGTGTGAACTTGTGGCCGGAGGAGCCAGCGCCCCGATTCCTGCTGTGCCCTGACTGGGCTTTTTACGAGttcctgccctgcccggccaaGGAGGAGCCACAGACGGTGCTGCTGGACGAGCTCTGGGAGGGACGCGAGTATGGGCTGGTCCTGACGGCCCAGCCAGGAGAGTACAG GTGCCGTGCTGGGGAGGTGCTGAGGGTGGCCGGCTTCCACAAGCAGTGTCCGGTGGTGGAGCCCGTGCGCAG GGAGAGCCAGGCGCTGAGCGTGCGGGGCGAGAGCATCCCTGAGGACCGGTTCTGCCAGAGCCTGTGCCGCGCTGTGGGCATGTGGCCGGGTGCTCGCCTGGTCGACTATGTCTGCGTGGAGAGTGCCCTGCTGG gcacctcTTCGGGAGCCGGTGCCCCCCATTACGAGGTGTTCGTGGAGCTGCGGGGCCTGCGGGACCTGTCGGAGGGGCAGCGCTACAAG CTGGACCAGTGTCTCCAGGAGGATTTCCCCATCTATAAGTCCTTCCGCTTCAAGGGCAGCATTGGGCCCCTGCGCCTGCACCTGGTGGGGGCTGGGGCCTTTGCCCGTCTGCGGGAGGCCCTgggcacccccctccccatgcccagGGTCCTGCgggaggagaagctgctgcagctcatccAGAGCACCGTCATCTCCTAG
- the LOC102050342 gene encoding inactive phospholipase C-like protein 2 isoform X2, producing MAEGPRGAPPPGSPRPAVPLPNGPRGGGGGGSPGSGSGSSSREDSAERSPAPAAPRASIMKDGSRQRPPQKKKTVSFSTMPNDRKINSTAACISFMLEGCELKKVRSNSRMYSRFFVLDADMRSVRWEPSKKDSEKAKIEIKSVKEVRVGKKTPVLRSNGLSDQFPDECAFSIIYGDNYESLDLVASSADVVSAWVMGLRYLVSYGKHTPEAPGTGHPSLRTSWISSVFDLADLEKSGRIPVSRAVQLIKALNPGMKTSTIELKFKELQKASERPGAEVACDLFVEAYCELCTRPEIFFLLVQFSSNKEYLGLKDLLMFLEVEQGMEGVTEEKCLEIVGKYEPSKEGREKGYLAIDGFTRYLLSADCSIFDPQHRKVCQDMAQPLSHYYISSAHSACLLEDNFWGRSDISGYISALGLGCRSIELVLWDGPEGEPVVYTSPSAASCVPFRAVVGLIDQHAFTASAYPLILCLVVRCSAPQQRLAAQCLRKTLGEKLYLEPPNPAASYLPSPEQLKGRILIKGKKLPPGCEDSEGEVSDEEEGWELARRLGQEDREVPEGGGPRRVRLSRELSELVSLCQAVPFQDFESSRRGQRYWEMCSFSEVEAGRFANECPAELDFWKCGCQMVAMNYQTPGLMMDLNAGWFRQNGACGYVLRPAIMREEVSYFSANAKDSLPGVPAQLLHLKVISGQNLPKPKGSGAKGEVVEPYVCAEIHGIPADCAEHRTKTALQSGDNPVFDESLEFQINLPELAVLRFVVLDDDYIGDEFIAQYTIPFECLQPGYRHVPLQSLAGEPLPHATLFVHVAITDRRGGGKGHRRGLAGRRGRRVREYTSTKATGIKAIDEVFRTATQPLREATDLRENVQNALVSFKELCGLTPAANMKQCILTVATWLLHSDSAPSVTLNLAEQYPPMEAQGPIPDLLRKVLTAYETMIQTSRTLIESADGVYGKLIQAQQAGMDFHKELHRIEAKEGLRGRKLQKALESFAWNITVLKGQADLLKHAKAEALDNLWQIHNAGQSCGIGRNGSASPEPSRLRAPLEPIPETEGGGDTASC from the exons ATGGCGGAGGGGCCCCggggcgccccgccgccgggctcgccccgccccgccgtgcCGCTGCCCAacgggccccgcggcggcggcggcggcggcagccccgggTCGGGCtcgggcagcagcagccgcgaGGACTCGGCGGAGCGgagccccgcgcccgccgcgccccgggccAGCATCATGAAG GATGGCTCCCGGCAGCGGCCGCCGCAGAAGAAGAAAACGGTGTCCTTCAGCACCATGCCCAATGACCGCAAGATCAACAGCACGGCCGCCTGCATCTCCTTCATGCTGGAGGGCTGTGAGCTGAAGAAGGTGCGCTCCAACTCCCGCATGTACAGCCGCTTCTTTGTGCTGGATGCTGACATGCGCTCCGTACGTTGGGAGCCCTCCAAGAAGGACTCGGAGAAAGCCAAGATCGAGATCAAGTCGGTCAAAGAGGTGCGCGTGGGCAAGAAGACACCCGTCCTGCGCAGCAATGGCCTCTCCGACCAGTTCCCAGATGAGTGCGCCTTCTCCATCATCTACGGAGACAACTATGAGTCCCTGGACCTGGTGGCCAGCTCGGCTGACGTGGTGAGCGCCTGGGTGATGGGACTCCGGTACCTGGTGTCCTATGGGAAGCACACTCCCGAGGCACCCGGGACCGGCCACCCCAGCCTCCGAACCTCCTGGATCTCCTCTGTCTTTGACCTTGCCGACCTGGAGAAATCTGGCCGCATCCCTGTGTCCCGGGCTGTGCAGCTGATCAAAGCGCTCAACCCAGGCATGAAGACGTCCACCATCGAGCTGAAGTtcaaggagctgcagaaggcCAGCGAGCGTCCCGGTGCGGAGGTGGCCTGCGACCTCTTTGTGGAGGCGTACTGTGAGCTCTGCACCCGCCCCGAGATCTTCTTCCTGCTGGTGCAGTTCTCCAGCAACAAGGAGTACCTGGGTCTGAAGGACCTGCTCATGTTCCTGGAAGTGGAGCAGGGCATGGAGGGGGTGACGGAGGAGAAGTGCTTGGAGATCGTCGGCAAGTACGAGCCCTCCAAGGAGGGCCGGGAGAAGGGCTACCTGGCCATCGATGGCTTCACGCGCTACCTGCTCTCCGCTGACTGCTCCATCTTCGACCCGCAGCACCGCAAGGTGTGCCAGGACATGGCGCAGCCCCTCTCCCACTACTACATCAGCTCTGCCCACAGTGCCTGCCTGCTGGAGGACAACTTCTGGGGCCGCTCGGACATCAGTGGCTACATCAGCGCCCTGGGCCTGGGCTGCCGCAGCATCGAGCTGGTGCTGTGGGATGGCCCCGAGGGCGAGCCCGTGGTCTACACCAGCCCCTCGGCCGCCTCCTGCGTGCCCTTCCGTGCCGTGGTGGGGCTGATCGACCAGCACGCCTTCACCGCCTCCGCCTATCCCCTCATCCTCTGCCTGGTGGTGCGCTGCtcagccccccagcagcgccTCGCCGCCCAGTGCCTGCGCAAGACACTGGGGGAGAAGCTGTACCTGGAGCCCCCCAACCCCGCCGCGTCCTACCTGCCCTCCCCAGAGCAGCTCAAGGGCCGCATCCTCATCAAGGGCAAGAAGCTGCCACCCGGCTGTGAGGACAGCGAGGGGGAGGTGTCGGAtgaggaggaaggctgggagctggcacGGCGGCTGGGCCAGGAGGACCGGGAGGTGCCGGAGGGAGGTGGCCCGCGGCGGGTGCGCCTCAGCCGGGAGCTCTCGGAGCTGGTAAGCCTCTGCCAGGCTGTCCCCTTCCAGGACTTCGAGAGCTCGCGGCGCGGGCAGCGCTACTGGGAGATGTGCTCCTTCAGCGAGGTGGAGGCAGGGCGCTTCGCCAACGAGTGCCCGGCCGAGCTG GACTTCTGGAAGTGCGGCTGCCAGATGGTGGCCATGAACTACCAGACGCCGGGGCTCATGATGGACCTGAACGCGGGCTGGTTCCGGCAGAACGGGGCGTGCGGCTACGTCCTCCGCCCCGCCATCATGCGGGAGGAGGTCTCCTACTTCAGTGCCAATGCCAAGGACTCCTTGCCCGGGgtgcctgcccagctcctgcacctCAAGGTCATCAGTGGGCAGAACCTGCCCAAGCCCAAGGGCTCAGGCGCCaagggggaggtggtggagccCTATGTCTGCGCCGAGATCCATGGCATCCCAGCTGACTGCGCCGAGCACCGCACCAAGACGGCCCTGCAGAGCGGGGACAACCCCGTCTTCGACGAGAGCCTGGAGTTCCAGATCAACCTGCCGGAGCTGGCCGTCCTGCGCTTTGTCGTGCTGGATGACGACTACATCGGAGACGAGTTCATTGCCCAGTACACCATCCCCTTCGAGTGCCTGCAGCCCGGCTACCGGCACGTCCCCCTCCAGTCCTTGGCTGGGGAGCCCCTGCCCCACGCCACCCTCTTTGTGCACGTGGCCATCACTGACCGCCGCGGTGGGGGCAAGGGGCACCGCCGGGGGCTGGCAGGGCGCCGGGGCCGCCGAGTGCGGGAATATACCTCCACCAAGGCCACTGGCATCAAGGCCATCGATGAGGTCTTTCGGACAGCCACCCAGCCACTGCGGGAGGCCACTGACCTGCGGGAGAACGTGCAG AATGCGCTGGTCTCCTTCAAGGAGCTGTGTGGGCTGACGCCCGCCGCCAACATGAAGCAATGCATCCTGACAGTGGCCACGTGGCTGCTACACAGTGACAGCGCGCCCAGCGTCACCCTCAACTTGGCAGAGCAGTACCCCCCCATGGAAGCCCAGGGCCCCATCCCAGACCTGCTGCGCAAGGTCCTCACCGCCTACGAGACG ATGATCCAGACCAGCCGGACGCTGATCGAGTCCGCCGATGGGGTGTACGGCAAGCTCATCCAGGCGCAGCAGGCAG GCATGGACTTCCACAAGGAGCTGCACCGCATCGAGGCCAaggaggggctgcggggccgcaAGCTGCAGAAGGCACTGGAGAGCTTCGCCTGGAACATCACCGTCCTGAAG GGCCAGGCTGACCTCCTCAAGCACGCCAAGGCAGAGGCGCTGGACAACCTGTGGCAGATCCACAACGCGGGACAGTCGTGCGGCATCGGCAGGAACGGCTCGGCCTCACCGGAGCCCTCCCGCCTGCGCGCCCCGCTGGAGCCCATCCCTGAGACGGAAGGAGGTGGTGACACAGCATCCTGCTGA
- the LOC102050342 gene encoding inactive phospholipase C-like protein 2 isoform X1, whose translation MAEGPRGAPPPGSPRPAVPLPNGPRGGGGGGSPGSGSGSSSREDSAERSPAPAAPRASIMKDGSRQRPPQKKKTVSFSTMPNDRKINSTAACISFMLEGCELKKVRSNSRMYSRFFVLDADMRSVRWEPSKKDSEKAKIEIKSVKEVRVGKKTPVLRSNGLSDQFPDECAFSIIYGDNYESLDLVASSADVVSAWVMGLRYLVSYGKHTPEAPGTGHPSLRTSWISSVFDLADLEKSGRIPVSRAVQLIKALNPGMKTSTIELKFKELQKASERPGAEVACDLFVEAYCELCTRPEIFFLLVQFSSNKEYLGLKDLLMFLEVEQGMEGVTEEKCLEIVGKYEPSKEGREKGYLAIDGFTRYLLSADCSIFDPQHRKVCQDMAQPLSHYYISSAHSACLLEDNFWGRSDISGYISALGLGCRSIELVLWDGPEGEPVVYTSPSAASCVPFRAVVGLIDQHAFTASAYPLILCLVVRCSAPQQRLAAQCLRKTLGEKLYLEPPNPAASYLPSPEQLKGRILIKGKKLPPGCEDSEGEVSDEEEGWELARRLGQEDREVPEGGGPRRVRLSRELSELVSLCQAVPFQDFESSRRGQRYWEMCSFSEVEAGRFANECPAELVSYNKRFLSRVYPSPMRIDASNMNPQDFWKCGCQMVAMNYQTPGLMMDLNAGWFRQNGACGYVLRPAIMREEVSYFSANAKDSLPGVPAQLLHLKVISGQNLPKPKGSGAKGEVVEPYVCAEIHGIPADCAEHRTKTALQSGDNPVFDESLEFQINLPELAVLRFVVLDDDYIGDEFIAQYTIPFECLQPGYRHVPLQSLAGEPLPHATLFVHVAITDRRGGGKGHRRGLAGRRGRRVREYTSTKATGIKAIDEVFRTATQPLREATDLRENVQNALVSFKELCGLTPAANMKQCILTVATWLLHSDSAPSVTLNLAEQYPPMEAQGPIPDLLRKVLTAYETMIQTSRTLIESADGVYGKLIQAQQAGMDFHKELHRIEAKEGLRGRKLQKALESFAWNITVLKGQADLLKHAKAEALDNLWQIHNAGQSCGIGRNGSASPEPSRLRAPLEPIPETEGGGDTASC comes from the exons ATGGCGGAGGGGCCCCggggcgccccgccgccgggctcgccccgccccgccgtgcCGCTGCCCAacgggccccgcggcggcggcggcggcggcagccccgggTCGGGCtcgggcagcagcagccgcgaGGACTCGGCGGAGCGgagccccgcgcccgccgcgccccgggccAGCATCATGAAG GATGGCTCCCGGCAGCGGCCGCCGCAGAAGAAGAAAACGGTGTCCTTCAGCACCATGCCCAATGACCGCAAGATCAACAGCACGGCCGCCTGCATCTCCTTCATGCTGGAGGGCTGTGAGCTGAAGAAGGTGCGCTCCAACTCCCGCATGTACAGCCGCTTCTTTGTGCTGGATGCTGACATGCGCTCCGTACGTTGGGAGCCCTCCAAGAAGGACTCGGAGAAAGCCAAGATCGAGATCAAGTCGGTCAAAGAGGTGCGCGTGGGCAAGAAGACACCCGTCCTGCGCAGCAATGGCCTCTCCGACCAGTTCCCAGATGAGTGCGCCTTCTCCATCATCTACGGAGACAACTATGAGTCCCTGGACCTGGTGGCCAGCTCGGCTGACGTGGTGAGCGCCTGGGTGATGGGACTCCGGTACCTGGTGTCCTATGGGAAGCACACTCCCGAGGCACCCGGGACCGGCCACCCCAGCCTCCGAACCTCCTGGATCTCCTCTGTCTTTGACCTTGCCGACCTGGAGAAATCTGGCCGCATCCCTGTGTCCCGGGCTGTGCAGCTGATCAAAGCGCTCAACCCAGGCATGAAGACGTCCACCATCGAGCTGAAGTtcaaggagctgcagaaggcCAGCGAGCGTCCCGGTGCGGAGGTGGCCTGCGACCTCTTTGTGGAGGCGTACTGTGAGCTCTGCACCCGCCCCGAGATCTTCTTCCTGCTGGTGCAGTTCTCCAGCAACAAGGAGTACCTGGGTCTGAAGGACCTGCTCATGTTCCTGGAAGTGGAGCAGGGCATGGAGGGGGTGACGGAGGAGAAGTGCTTGGAGATCGTCGGCAAGTACGAGCCCTCCAAGGAGGGCCGGGAGAAGGGCTACCTGGCCATCGATGGCTTCACGCGCTACCTGCTCTCCGCTGACTGCTCCATCTTCGACCCGCAGCACCGCAAGGTGTGCCAGGACATGGCGCAGCCCCTCTCCCACTACTACATCAGCTCTGCCCACAGTGCCTGCCTGCTGGAGGACAACTTCTGGGGCCGCTCGGACATCAGTGGCTACATCAGCGCCCTGGGCCTGGGCTGCCGCAGCATCGAGCTGGTGCTGTGGGATGGCCCCGAGGGCGAGCCCGTGGTCTACACCAGCCCCTCGGCCGCCTCCTGCGTGCCCTTCCGTGCCGTGGTGGGGCTGATCGACCAGCACGCCTTCACCGCCTCCGCCTATCCCCTCATCCTCTGCCTGGTGGTGCGCTGCtcagccccccagcagcgccTCGCCGCCCAGTGCCTGCGCAAGACACTGGGGGAGAAGCTGTACCTGGAGCCCCCCAACCCCGCCGCGTCCTACCTGCCCTCCCCAGAGCAGCTCAAGGGCCGCATCCTCATCAAGGGCAAGAAGCTGCCACCCGGCTGTGAGGACAGCGAGGGGGAGGTGTCGGAtgaggaggaaggctgggagctggcacGGCGGCTGGGCCAGGAGGACCGGGAGGTGCCGGAGGGAGGTGGCCCGCGGCGGGTGCGCCTCAGCCGGGAGCTCTCGGAGCTGGTAAGCCTCTGCCAGGCTGTCCCCTTCCAGGACTTCGAGAGCTCGCGGCGCGGGCAGCGCTACTGGGAGATGTGCTCCTTCAGCGAGGTGGAGGCAGGGCGCTTCGCCAACGAGTGCCCGGCCGAGCTGGTGAGCTACAACAAGCGGTTCCTCTCCCGTGTCTATCCCAGCCCCATGCGCATTGACGCCAGCAACATGAACCCCCAGGACTTCTGGAAGTGCGGCTGCCAGATGGTGGCCATGAACTACCAGACGCCGGGGCTCATGATGGACCTGAACGCGGGCTGGTTCCGGCAGAACGGGGCGTGCGGCTACGTCCTCCGCCCCGCCATCATGCGGGAGGAGGTCTCCTACTTCAGTGCCAATGCCAAGGACTCCTTGCCCGGGgtgcctgcccagctcctgcacctCAAGGTCATCAGTGGGCAGAACCTGCCCAAGCCCAAGGGCTCAGGCGCCaagggggaggtggtggagccCTATGTCTGCGCCGAGATCCATGGCATCCCAGCTGACTGCGCCGAGCACCGCACCAAGACGGCCCTGCAGAGCGGGGACAACCCCGTCTTCGACGAGAGCCTGGAGTTCCAGATCAACCTGCCGGAGCTGGCCGTCCTGCGCTTTGTCGTGCTGGATGACGACTACATCGGAGACGAGTTCATTGCCCAGTACACCATCCCCTTCGAGTGCCTGCAGCCCGGCTACCGGCACGTCCCCCTCCAGTCCTTGGCTGGGGAGCCCCTGCCCCACGCCACCCTCTTTGTGCACGTGGCCATCACTGACCGCCGCGGTGGGGGCAAGGGGCACCGCCGGGGGCTGGCAGGGCGCCGGGGCCGCCGAGTGCGGGAATATACCTCCACCAAGGCCACTGGCATCAAGGCCATCGATGAGGTCTTTCGGACAGCCACCCAGCCACTGCGGGAGGCCACTGACCTGCGGGAGAACGTGCAG AATGCGCTGGTCTCCTTCAAGGAGCTGTGTGGGCTGACGCCCGCCGCCAACATGAAGCAATGCATCCTGACAGTGGCCACGTGGCTGCTACACAGTGACAGCGCGCCCAGCGTCACCCTCAACTTGGCAGAGCAGTACCCCCCCATGGAAGCCCAGGGCCCCATCCCAGACCTGCTGCGCAAGGTCCTCACCGCCTACGAGACG ATGATCCAGACCAGCCGGACGCTGATCGAGTCCGCCGATGGGGTGTACGGCAAGCTCATCCAGGCGCAGCAGGCAG GCATGGACTTCCACAAGGAGCTGCACCGCATCGAGGCCAaggaggggctgcggggccgcaAGCTGCAGAAGGCACTGGAGAGCTTCGCCTGGAACATCACCGTCCTGAAG GGCCAGGCTGACCTCCTCAAGCACGCCAAGGCAGAGGCGCTGGACAACCTGTGGCAGATCCACAACGCGGGACAGTCGTGCGGCATCGGCAGGAACGGCTCGGCCTCACCGGAGCCCTCCCGCCTGCGCGCCCCGCTGGAGCCCATCCCTGAGACGGAAGGAGGTGGTGACACAGCATCCTGCTGA
- the HCRT gene encoding hypocretin neuropeptide precursor, which translates to MPASPRDRLLPPGPGGIFGSTIVPGPIKWRLQRAAQGCPAGHAPVPLGRLKIPGRMEVPNTKCPLLRQLQRAACLLLLLLLCSLAAARQSLPECCRQKTCSCRIYDLLYGMGNHAAGILTLGKRKSIPPAFQSRLYRLLHGSGNHAAGILTMGKRGEHPGMACHNASGCPIGTDAQPMLVLQGADASPASPRECQEHSGKDLTKSQAPGAANSFN; encoded by the exons ATGCCCGCGTCTCCCAGAGACCGGCTGCTCCCGCCTGGCCCTGGCGGTATTTTTGGCAGCACTATTGTGCCGGGCCCTATAAAGTGGCGGCTGCAGCGGGCGGCGCAGGGCTGCCCGGCGGGACATGCCCCGGTGCCGCTCGGCCGCCTGAAGATCCCAGGAAGGATGGAGGTGCCCAACACCAAG TGCCCATTGCTCCGGCAGCTCCAGCGAGCTGCCTGCCtcttgctcctgctcctgctctgctccctggctgctgcccgGCAGAGTCTGCCGGAGTGCTGCCGGCAGAAGACCTGCTCCTGCCGCATCTATGACCTCCTGTACGGCATGGGCAACCACGCCGCCGGCATCCTCACGCTGGGCAAGAGGAAGAGCATCCCCCCGGCCTTCCAGAGCCGGCTCTACCGCCTGCTGCACGGCTCCGGCAACCACGCTGCGGGCATCCTCACCATGGGCAAGCGTGGGGAGCACCCTGGCATGGCGTGCCACAATGCATCGGGCTGCCCCATAGGCACGGACGCCCAGCCgatgctggtgctgcagggcgccgatgccagccctgccagccccagggaaTGCCAGGAACACTCAGGGAAGGACCTGACCAAGAGCCAGGCCCCAGGAGCGGCAAACAGCTTTAACTGA